A DNA window from Christiangramia salexigens contains the following coding sequences:
- a CDS encoding phospho-sugar mutase, which translates to MATIKPEILQNAKAWLTDFFDDETKSEINKLIEENPQELEESFYKNAEFGTGGMRGVMGVGTNRINRYTLGKNTQGLSDYLKKSFPGKNIKVAIAYDCRNNSKELAKVVADVFSANGIKVFLFSDLRPTPELSYAVKLLDCQCGIVLTASHNPPEYNGYKVYWEDGGQLVPPQDKELVDTINDLKYEAINFNANEDLIQQIDTEVDESFIEASVKNGSFDISNSARENLNIVFTSLHGTSITMVPEVLKKAGFTNIHIVEEQKKPDGNFPTVKSPNPEEPAALKIALELAEEKNADIVIGTDPDCDRLGVAVRDLNGKMVLLNGNQTMLVMTWFLLDQWKKEGKIKGKEFVASTIVSTPMLKNLVEGYDVEYKEVLTGFKWIAKLIKDHPELDFIGGGEESFGYMVGDFVRDKDAVTATLLACEIAAKMKDEKSSFYQKLLELYKEYGLYKEELISLVKKGIQGEKEIKQMLIDLRENPWQEIDGEKVVLIEDYNSSIAKNVQDHTEHRIDIPKSNVLIYYTENGTKIAARPSGTEPKIKFYISVNGELDATENYTEQNQKLSDKIARIKEELQLG; encoded by the coding sequence ATGGCTACTATAAAACCTGAAATTCTCCAGAATGCCAAAGCTTGGCTTACAGATTTTTTTGATGACGAGACTAAATCTGAGATCAACAAACTTATCGAGGAAAACCCTCAGGAGCTAGAAGAAAGCTTTTATAAGAATGCTGAATTTGGAACCGGAGGAATGAGAGGTGTTATGGGAGTCGGCACCAATAGGATTAATAGGTACACACTCGGAAAGAACACTCAGGGTTTATCAGACTACCTGAAAAAATCCTTTCCGGGAAAAAATATAAAAGTTGCCATAGCTTATGATTGCCGTAATAACAGTAAGGAACTGGCTAAAGTAGTAGCCGATGTATTTTCAGCCAACGGAATCAAGGTCTTCTTGTTTTCTGATTTACGACCCACACCAGAATTATCGTACGCTGTTAAACTATTAGATTGTCAATGTGGTATCGTATTAACAGCAAGCCACAATCCGCCAGAATACAATGGCTACAAGGTATACTGGGAAGATGGCGGGCAATTGGTCCCTCCTCAGGATAAAGAATTAGTAGATACGATTAATGATCTAAAATACGAAGCGATAAACTTCAACGCTAACGAAGATCTTATTCAACAAATAGATACTGAAGTTGATGAATCATTTATTGAAGCTTCGGTAAAGAACGGAAGTTTTGATATTTCAAATTCAGCCAGAGAAAACCTGAATATAGTTTTCACTTCGCTACACGGTACTTCAATTACCATGGTGCCCGAAGTATTAAAGAAGGCTGGTTTCACCAATATTCATATTGTAGAAGAACAGAAAAAACCTGATGGTAATTTCCCAACTGTTAAGTCTCCAAATCCGGAAGAACCGGCTGCTTTAAAGATTGCGCTTGAGCTCGCCGAAGAGAAGAATGCCGATATCGTAATTGGAACAGACCCTGATTGTGACAGATTAGGTGTTGCAGTAAGGGACCTGAATGGAAAGATGGTTTTACTAAATGGAAATCAAACCATGCTGGTAATGACCTGGTTCCTGTTAGATCAATGGAAAAAAGAAGGCAAGATAAAAGGAAAGGAATTTGTAGCCTCTACAATTGTTTCCACACCTATGCTTAAAAACCTGGTAGAAGGTTACGATGTTGAGTACAAGGAAGTTTTAACCGGATTCAAATGGATCGCTAAACTAATAAAAGACCATCCGGAACTTGACTTTATAGGTGGTGGTGAAGAAAGCTTTGGATATATGGTAGGTGATTTCGTAAGAGATAAAGATGCGGTAACCGCTACCCTACTCGCCTGTGAGATCGCTGCCAAAATGAAAGATGAAAAGAGTTCTTTTTATCAAAAGCTTCTTGAATTATACAAAGAATACGGACTTTACAAGGAGGAATTGATCTCTCTTGTAAAAAAGGGAATTCAGGGAGAAAAAGAAATTAAGCAAATGCTTATAGACCTTAGAGAAAACCCATGGCAGGAAATCGATGGTGAAAAAGTAGTCCTTATTGAAGATTATAATTCTTCTATAGCTAAAAATGTACAGGACCATACTGAACATCGAATAGACATTCCAAAATCCAATGTTCTAATATACTATACAGAAAATGGCACCAAGATCGCGGCCAGACCAAGTGGAACGGAACCTAAGATAAAGTTCTACATCAGCGTGAACGGTGAACTTGATGCAACTGAAAATTATACTGAACAGAATCAAAAATTGAGTGATAAAATTGCCCGAATAAAAGAGGAACTTCAACTGGGCTAA
- a CDS encoding ABC transporter ATP-binding protein yields MTYFRKILQFAVPYKKYAVLNIVCNIFYAIFSTLSFIALIPVIQVLFDKTKRVSEKPLWDGLAGIKDYAVNHFNYYVTQKVNEDEVAALVFICGIVVLLFFLKNMFGYLSSFFLTFLRNGVLRDVRDAMYKKIIALPVAYFSEKKKGDTISRITADVNEVQTSFLSILELIVREPLTILFTIIAMLMMSAKLTLFVFVFLPVSGFIISLIGKQLKKQSNLAQEENGHFLSIVEETLSSLKIIKGFNAEDKFYKKFQESTNRLNGILNSLVNRQNMASPTSEFLGIFVIVIILWFGGNMVLIEGSLDAATFIAFLGLAYNILTPAKQISKASYSVKKGNAAAERILAVLETPISIKDQPDAIDKKEFENEISIENINFSYEEEKVLKNFSIKVPKGKTVALVGQSGSGKSTIANLITRFYDVQDGSIKLDGTDIRNIKKASLRNLLGLVTQDSILFNDTIRNNVALGKDNATDEEIIDALKVANAWEFVKELPNKLDTNIGDSGNKLSGGQKQRLSIARAVLKNPPVMILDEATSALDTESEKLVQKALENMMKNRTSVIIAHRLSTIQDADNIVVMQRGEIVEQGKHQELLEKKGTYHKLVEMQSFA; encoded by the coding sequence ATGACATATTTTCGAAAAATACTCCAATTCGCGGTTCCATATAAGAAATACGCGGTATTGAATATTGTATGTAATATATTTTATGCAATCTTCAGTACGCTTTCCTTTATTGCCTTGATCCCGGTTATCCAGGTCCTTTTTGATAAAACCAAAAGGGTTTCTGAAAAACCTTTGTGGGACGGACTGGCCGGAATAAAGGATTATGCCGTAAATCACTTTAATTATTATGTGACCCAAAAAGTTAATGAAGATGAAGTTGCCGCTCTGGTATTCATTTGTGGTATTGTAGTCCTGCTGTTCTTCCTTAAGAATATGTTTGGCTACCTGAGCTCATTCTTTTTGACGTTTTTACGAAATGGGGTTTTAAGGGATGTTAGGGATGCGATGTATAAAAAAATTATCGCACTTCCTGTAGCCTATTTTTCTGAAAAGAAAAAGGGTGATACCATTTCCCGTATCACGGCAGATGTAAATGAAGTACAGACTTCATTCCTTTCCATATTAGAGTTGATTGTTAGAGAACCACTTACAATTCTTTTTACAATTATTGCGATGCTTATGATGAGTGCGAAACTCACCTTGTTTGTATTCGTATTCCTTCCTGTTTCCGGATTCATCATTTCTCTTATCGGAAAGCAGTTAAAAAAACAATCTAATCTTGCACAGGAAGAAAACGGGCATTTCCTGAGCATTGTTGAAGAAACCCTTTCAAGCCTGAAGATCATAAAAGGTTTTAATGCCGAAGATAAGTTTTACAAAAAGTTCCAGGAATCTACCAATCGTTTAAACGGCATACTAAATAGTCTTGTTAACAGGCAGAATATGGCCTCCCCTACCAGTGAATTCCTTGGAATATTCGTAATCGTGATTATCTTATGGTTCGGTGGTAATATGGTTTTGATTGAAGGTAGCCTGGACGCTGCAACCTTTATCGCTTTTCTGGGATTGGCCTATAATATTCTAACTCCTGCCAAGCAAATCTCCAAGGCTTCCTATAGCGTTAAAAAAGGAAATGCCGCGGCAGAAAGAATACTGGCAGTTCTTGAAACTCCTATCAGCATTAAAGACCAACCCGATGCTATAGATAAAAAAGAGTTTGAAAATGAAATAAGTATTGAGAATATAAATTTCAGCTACGAGGAGGAAAAAGTATTAAAAAACTTCAGCATAAAGGTTCCTAAAGGTAAGACGGTGGCATTGGTAGGTCAATCCGGATCCGGAAAATCCACCATAGCCAATCTTATAACCAGGTTTTATGATGTTCAGGACGGAAGCATAAAACTGGATGGTACCGATATTAGAAATATAAAAAAGGCTTCTTTGCGTAATCTTTTAGGATTGGTTACTCAGGATAGTATTCTATTCAATGATACCATAAGAAATAATGTAGCCTTAGGAAAGGATAATGCTACAGACGAGGAGATCATTGATGCTTTAAAAGTGGCAAATGCCTGGGAATTTGTTAAAGAACTACCTAATAAGCTGGATACCAATATTGGTGATAGCGGTAATAAATTAAGCGGAGGCCAAAAGCAAAGGCTTTCTATTGCCCGAGCAGTATTAAAGAATCCCCCGGTAATGATATTGGATGAGGCGACTTCCGCTCTGGATACCGAAAGTGAAAAGTTAGTTCAAAAGGCTTTGGAGAATATGATGAAGAATAGAACTTCTGTTATCATTGCTCACAGACTTTCTACCATACAGGACGCAGATAATATTGTAGTAATGCAAAGAGGGGAAATAGTAGAACAGGGCAAGCACCAGGAATTACTGGAGAAAAAAGGAACTTACCATAAGCTGGTGGAAATGCAATCTTTTGCATAA
- a CDS encoding RNA polymerase sigma factor — protein sequence MPNSEIHLISRLKNEATSQEAFRELIGLYKERLYWHIRNMVKDHDDTDDILQNTFIKIFRNIDQFKGDSKLYSWMYRIATNESITFLNKKSRRLNITSEELKDQIIDNLESDVYFEGDAIQLKLQKAIATLPSKQQQVFNMKYFQELKYREMADILETSEGALKASYHIAAKKIEEYLKSN from the coding sequence TTGCCTAATTCTGAGATCCATTTAATTAGTCGCCTGAAAAATGAGGCCACTTCCCAGGAAGCCTTTAGGGAGCTTATAGGTCTATATAAGGAACGCTTATATTGGCACATAAGGAATATGGTTAAGGACCATGATGATACAGATGACATTCTTCAAAATACCTTTATAAAAATCTTCAGGAATATTGACCAGTTTAAAGGAGATAGTAAGTTATACAGTTGGATGTACCGAATCGCGACGAACGAGTCCATCACCTTTCTAAATAAAAAGTCGAGGCGGTTAAATATTACTTCAGAAGAATTAAAAGATCAGATAATAGATAATCTTGAAAGCGACGTTTATTTTGAAGGAGATGCGATCCAGTTAAAGTTGCAGAAGGCAATCGCAACGCTGCCATCAAAACAACAACAGGTTTTTAATATGAAGTATTTTCAGGAATTGAAATATCGGGAAATGGCCGACATCCTGGAAACCAGCGAAGGAGCTTTAAAGGCATCTTATCACATCGCTGCAAAAAAAATTGAAGAATATTTAAAATCAAATTAA
- a CDS encoding WD40/YVTN/BNR-like repeat-containing protein — MKKISFLLILLVFACKNSNNEKDLSQAENPQPSNFEKVEVEVILQDDSLSVRAIELMGKNLAFAANGGVYGLYNSQKGTWGTNTVEFNETKPEFRAVASTSNDFFMLSVGNPALLYKTGDEGNMEVIYKEENEKVFYDAMTFWNDKEGIAMGDPTDNCISVIITRDGGKSWKKLDCSLLPEAAEGEAAFAASNSNIAVQGDHTWILTGGKRSRILYSSDKGKSWEVFDTPLIQGKATTGGYSLDFYDKDRGIIIGGDYTDPDGNTSNKAITRDGGKTWNLIADGKMPGYKSSIRYVPNSDAKGIVATGFTGIDYSKDGGKNWERLSEEGFYTLRFLNDSVAYAAGKGRIAKLRFH; from the coding sequence ATGAAAAAAATTAGTTTTTTATTGATTTTACTGGTATTTGCTTGTAAAAACTCAAATAACGAAAAGGACTTGTCTCAGGCTGAAAACCCCCAACCTTCAAATTTCGAAAAAGTTGAAGTAGAGGTTATCCTTCAGGATGATTCTTTAAGTGTACGGGCGATCGAACTCATGGGAAAAAATCTGGCCTTTGCAGCAAACGGGGGCGTATATGGACTTTATAATTCACAAAAGGGAACCTGGGGAACTAATACTGTAGAGTTTAACGAGACAAAACCGGAGTTTAGAGCTGTAGCCAGTACTTCCAATGATTTTTTCATGCTAAGTGTAGGGAATCCCGCTTTGCTTTATAAAACTGGAGATGAAGGTAATATGGAGGTGATCTATAAAGAAGAAAATGAGAAGGTATTTTATGACGCCATGACTTTTTGGAATGATAAGGAAGGGATAGCTATGGGAGATCCAACAGATAATTGCATTTCGGTAATTATTACCCGGGATGGAGGTAAAAGCTGGAAAAAGCTGGATTGTTCGTTGCTTCCTGAAGCAGCCGAAGGTGAAGCAGCATTCGCTGCCAGTAATTCAAATATAGCCGTGCAAGGTGATCATACGTGGATCCTGACTGGTGGTAAAAGATCCAGAATTTTATATTCTTCAGATAAAGGAAAGTCCTGGGAAGTTTTCGACACACCTTTAATCCAGGGAAAAGCCACTACCGGCGGATATAGCTTGGATTTTTATGATAAGGATAGAGGGATTATAATAGGAGGGGATTATACAGATCCTGATGGGAATACTTCAAATAAGGCCATTACCAGAGATGGTGGGAAGACATGGAACCTTATTGCCGATGGTAAAATGCCGGGATATAAAAGCAGTATAAGATATGTCCCTAATTCTGATGCTAAGGGAATTGTTGCAACAGGCTTTACAGGAATAGATTACAGTAAGGACGGAGGGAAAAACTGGGAAAGACTTTCTGAGGAGGGGTTCTATACCTTACGCTTTCTAAATGATTCCGTCGCATACGCAGCTGGAAAGGGCAGAATAGCCAAATTGAGATTTCATTAA